A stretch of the Papaver somniferum cultivar HN1 chromosome 6, ASM357369v1, whole genome shotgun sequence genome encodes the following:
- the LOC113287325 gene encoding peroxisomal 2,4-dienoyl-CoA reductase-like isoform X2, producing MDIDSVGTFTMCHEALKYLKRGGIGRGISSGGTILNISATLHYTASWYQIHVSAAKAAVDSITRSLALEWGTDYDIRVNGIAPGPIEGTTGLSKLVPDEAQNKIEEYLPLYKLGEKRDIAMAALYLTSDAGKYINGMTIVADGGLWLSRPRHISKETVKELSRVVEKRSREEATNRVSPSKL from the exons ATGGATATCGATTCTGTTGGCACATTTACAATGTGCCATGAAGCGCTGAAGTATCTTAAGAGAGGAGGAATAGGCAGGGGCATCTCTAGTGGTGGAACAATTTTGAACATAAGCGCGACATTGCATTACACAGCTTCTTGGTATCAAATTCACGTTTCTGCTGCCAAG GCAGCTGTCGACAGCATTACAAGGTCATTGGCATTGGAATGGGGCACTGATTATGATATTAGGGTCAATGGAATCGCACCAGGACCTATTGAAGGTACTACTGGACTTAGTAAGCTTGTGCCTGACGAGGCACAGAATAAAATTGAAGAGTACTTGCCCCTGTATAAATTGGGGGAAAAAAGGGATATTGCTATGGCTGCTCTCTATTTAACATCAGATGCAG GTAAATACATCAATGGAATGACAATTGTGGCTGATGGGGGACTCTGGCTAAGCCGTCCTCGTCACATCTCAAAAGAAACAGTTAAGGAGCTGTCTCGAGTGGTGGAAAAGAGATCGCGAGAAGAAGCAACAAACAGGGTTTCACCAAGCAAACTCTAA